One window from the genome of Clarias gariepinus isolate MV-2021 ecotype Netherlands chromosome 15, CGAR_prim_01v2, whole genome shotgun sequence encodes:
- the usp10 gene encoding ubiquitin carboxyl-terminal hydrolase 10 isoform X2 — protein sequence MAAHGNQYIFGEFSPDEFNQFFVTPRCYVELPPFNEKASCVTHNSGGYCTVDVPYITESMRRQVCGEDYQHIEFGVDEVMSSEPVMVKDSSYKVSSTLNPQAPEFILGCQPAQKPPPMAAPVSGDSLEPDFNSVDCADSEPSALDGQQACSDADGVSGGLGLRERKKKKKRPPGYYNYLEGCESGGAPVDGVTSTGLVNGHGLSTPALGSEDTPTDLTPSTLSSTSSTGQSGPPTNQRTCDSPDESSVDLPSGAASLLDGNAAASSSSSSSSSSSSSQSGGHAEGARTAEQHSEPSALDSPELPGSDPCPTSSPSPPPSAADPATTDEDEERQANGTSEQSPATRLDMADTQAGAVLVPSPTDSGARAPSLSPPSPAMATVPNAPKSWASLFHNSKPSAGGPQAYVEVKAAVVTVPAAPTPAAEQSEKPCDIREGPVPVSEDPMAPKLAELIENVKLMHKPVSLQPRGLINKGNWCYINATLQALIACPPMYHLMKSIPIFTETQRPCTSTPMMDNFVRLVNEFSNMPVSSKAKQQGEKITKDIRPGVPFEPTYIYKLLTLTKSSLSEKGRQEDAEEYLGFTLNGLHEEMLTLKKLISPPEETSTPNGPGSHVVTEEPANRGEDEGEEGSEDEWEQVGPRNKTSITRQADFIRTPITDIFGGHIRSVVYQQSSKESATLQPFFTLQLDIQSEKIRTVQEALETMVARESVQGYTTKTKQEIEISRRMTLEELPPVLVLHLKRFVFEKTGGCQKLVKNIDYPVDLEISKDLLSPGVRSKTLKGQRTYRLFAVVYHHGNSATGGHYTTDVFHIGLNGWLRIDDQAVKVINQYHVVKQTAERTAYLLYYRRVDLL from the exons TACATCTTTGGGGAGTTCAGCCCGGACGAGTTCAATCAGTTCTTCGTGACGCCTCGCTGTTATGTTGAG CTTCCTCCCTTCAACGAGAAAGCCTCCTGTGTCACTCATAACTCAG gAGGTTACTGCACTGTTGATGTGCCGTACATTACGGAATCAATGAGACGGCAGGTCTGCG GAGAGGACTACCAGCACATCGAGTTTGGAGTGGATGAGGTGATGAGTTCAGAGCCTGTGATGGTAAAAGACTCCTCGTACAAAGTGTCCAGCACTCTGAACCCTCAGGCTCCCGAGTTCATCCTCGGCTGCCAGCCGGCTCAGAAACCTCCCCCCATGGCCGCTCCGGTCTCCGGCGACTCGCTTGAGCCCGATTTCAACTCCGTGGACTGCGCGGACTCTGAGCCTTCGGCCCTGGATGGCCAGCAGGCCTGCTCTGACGCAGATGGCGTTTCCGGCGGCCTGGGCCTACGAGAacgcaaaaaaaagaaaaaacgacCTCCAGGATACTACAACTATCTGGAGGGCTGCGAAAGTGGAGGTGCACCAGTGGATGGCGTGACCAGCACGGGGCTGGTGAACGGACACGGTCTCAGCACTCCGGCCCTGGGGTCTGAGGACACTCCCACTGATTTGACTCCTTCCACACTTTCTTCCACATCATCCACAGGTCAGTCTGGCCCTCCCACCAACCAGAGGACTTGTGACAGCCCTGATGAATCTTCCGTGGACTTGCCAAGCGGGGCCGCCTCTTTGTTGGACGGTAATGCCGcggcttcctcctcctcctcctcctcttcttcttcttcctcctcccaGAGTGGTGGTCATGCTGAAGGGGCCAGGACTGCAGAGCAGCACTCAGAACCCTCTGCTCTAGATAGCCCCGAACTGCCGGGCAGCGACCCATGCCCGACCTCTTCGCCTTCTCCTCCCCCTTCTGCTGCTGACCCTGCTACTACTGATGAGGATGAAGAGCGCCAGGCTAACGGGACATCAGAGCAGTCGCCTGCCACCAGACTCGACATGGCCGATACTCAGGCAGGCGCTGTTTTGGTCCCATCCCCCACGGACTCAGGGGCTCGGGCACCTTCACTTTCTCCGCCCTCTCCTGCCATGGCGACTGTCCCAAACGCCCCCAAATCCTGGGCTAGTCTCTTCCACAACTCCAAGCCTTCGGCCGGAGGCCCTCAGGCATACGTCGAGGTGAAGGCCGCAGTCGTCACGGTGCCCGCGGCTCCCACCCCTGCCGCCGAGCAGTCAGAGAAACCTTGCGACATCCGGGAGGGGCCCGTTCCCGTCTCGGAAGACCCCATGGCACCAAAACTGGCAG AACTTATCGAGAATGTGAAGTTGATGCATAAGCCTGTGTCTCTGCAACCCAGAGGACTGATCAACAAGGGCAACTGGTGCTACATCAATGCC ACCCTGCAGGCGCTGATCGCATGCCCGCCCATGTATCACCTGATGAAGTCCATTCCCATCTTTACTGAAACGCAAAGACCCTGCACGTCCACGCCCATGATGGACAACTT TGTTCGGCTCGTGAATGAGTTCAGCAACATGCCTGTTTCCTCAAAAGCCAAACAGCAAG GAGAGAAGATAACAAAAGATATCAGACCGGGTGTTCCCTTTGAGCCAACGTACATCTACAAACTCCTCACGCTGACCAAATCCAGCCTCTCAGAGAAG GGTCGTCAGGAGGATGCTGAGGAGTATCTGGGCTTCACGCTGAACGGACTGCACGAGGAAATGCTCACACTCAAGAAGCTTATTTCTCCACCAGAAGAGA CTTCCACACCGAACGGGCCGGGGTCACATGTAGTCACCGAGGAACCCGCAAACAGAGGGGAGGACGAGGGAGAGGAGGGAAGCGAGGATGAGTGGGAGCAGGTTGGACCCAGGAACAAAACCTCTATCACCCGGCAAGCAGATTTCATCCGCACCCCCATCACTGACATATTTGGAGGGCACATCAG atcgGTGGTGTACCAGCAGAGCTCGAAAGAGTCGGCTACGCTCCAGCCGTTCTTCACGCTGCAGCTGGACATCCAGTCGGAGAAGATCCGCACGGTGCAGGAGGCGCTAGAGACCATGGTGGCTCGTGAATCGGTCCAGGGCTACACCACTAAAACCAAGCAGGAG ATCGAGATCAGCAGACGGATGACTCTGGAGGAACTCCCTCCCGTGCTCGTGCTCCACCTCAAGAGGTTCGTCTTTGAGAAGACCGGCGGCTGCCAGAAGCTGGTCAAGAACATTGATTACCCCGTGGACCTGGAGATTAGCAAAG ATCTCCTGTCACCGGGTGTGCGGAGCAAAACTTTGAAAGGCCAAAGAACCTACAGGCTCTTTGCAG tCGTCTATCACCATGGGAACAGTGCCACGGGCGGCCATTACACTACGGACGTCTTCCACATCGGGCTGAACGGCTGGCTGCGCATCGACGACCAGGCGGTCAAGGTGATCAACCAGTACCACGTGGTGAAGCAGACTGCAGAGCGCACCGCCTACCTGCTTTACTACCGCCGTGTCGACCTGCTGTAG
- the usp10 gene encoding ubiquitin carboxyl-terminal hydrolase 10 isoform X3, which produces MAAHGNQYIFGEFSPDEFNQFFVTPRCYVELPPFNEKASCVTHNSGEDYQHIEFGVDEVMSSEPVMVKDSSYKVSSTLNPQAPEFILGCQPAQKPPPMAAPVSGDSLEPDFNSVDCADSEPSALDGQQACSDADGVSGGLGLRERKKKKKRPPGYYNYLEGCESGGAPVDGVTSTGLVNGHGLSTPALGSEDTPTDLTPSTLSSTSSTGQSGPPTNQRTCDSPDESSVDLPSGAASLLDGNAAASSSSSSSSSSSSSQSGGHAEGARTAEQHSEPSALDSPELPGSDPCPTSSPSPPPSAADPATTDEDEERQANGTSEQSPATRLDMADTQAGAVLVPSPTDSGARAPSLSPPSPAMATVPNAPKSWASLFHNSKPSAGGPQAYVEVKAAVVTVPAAPTPAAEQSEKPCDIREGPVPVSEDPMAPKLAELIENVKLMHKPVSLQPRGLINKGNWCYINATLQALIACPPMYHLMKSIPIFTETQRPCTSTPMMDNFVRLVNEFSNMPVSSKAKQQGEKITKDIRPGVPFEPTYIYKLLTLTKSSLSEKGRQEDAEEYLGFTLNGLHEEMLTLKKLISPPEEKASTPNGPGSHVVTEEPANRGEDEGEEGSEDEWEQVGPRNKTSITRQADFIRTPITDIFGGHIRSVVYQQSSKESATLQPFFTLQLDIQSEKIRTVQEALETMVARESVQGYTTKTKQEIEISRRMTLEELPPVLVLHLKRFVFEKTGGCQKLVKNIDYPVDLEISKDLLSPGVRSKTLKGQRTYRLFAVVYHHGNSATGGHYTTDVFHIGLNGWLRIDDQAVKVINQYHVVKQTAERTAYLLYYRRVDLL; this is translated from the exons TACATCTTTGGGGAGTTCAGCCCGGACGAGTTCAATCAGTTCTTCGTGACGCCTCGCTGTTATGTTGAG CTTCCTCCCTTCAACGAGAAAGCCTCCTGTGTCACTCATAACTCAG GAGAGGACTACCAGCACATCGAGTTTGGAGTGGATGAGGTGATGAGTTCAGAGCCTGTGATGGTAAAAGACTCCTCGTACAAAGTGTCCAGCACTCTGAACCCTCAGGCTCCCGAGTTCATCCTCGGCTGCCAGCCGGCTCAGAAACCTCCCCCCATGGCCGCTCCGGTCTCCGGCGACTCGCTTGAGCCCGATTTCAACTCCGTGGACTGCGCGGACTCTGAGCCTTCGGCCCTGGATGGCCAGCAGGCCTGCTCTGACGCAGATGGCGTTTCCGGCGGCCTGGGCCTACGAGAacgcaaaaaaaagaaaaaacgacCTCCAGGATACTACAACTATCTGGAGGGCTGCGAAAGTGGAGGTGCACCAGTGGATGGCGTGACCAGCACGGGGCTGGTGAACGGACACGGTCTCAGCACTCCGGCCCTGGGGTCTGAGGACACTCCCACTGATTTGACTCCTTCCACACTTTCTTCCACATCATCCACAGGTCAGTCTGGCCCTCCCACCAACCAGAGGACTTGTGACAGCCCTGATGAATCTTCCGTGGACTTGCCAAGCGGGGCCGCCTCTTTGTTGGACGGTAATGCCGcggcttcctcctcctcctcctcctcttcttcttcttcctcctcccaGAGTGGTGGTCATGCTGAAGGGGCCAGGACTGCAGAGCAGCACTCAGAACCCTCTGCTCTAGATAGCCCCGAACTGCCGGGCAGCGACCCATGCCCGACCTCTTCGCCTTCTCCTCCCCCTTCTGCTGCTGACCCTGCTACTACTGATGAGGATGAAGAGCGCCAGGCTAACGGGACATCAGAGCAGTCGCCTGCCACCAGACTCGACATGGCCGATACTCAGGCAGGCGCTGTTTTGGTCCCATCCCCCACGGACTCAGGGGCTCGGGCACCTTCACTTTCTCCGCCCTCTCCTGCCATGGCGACTGTCCCAAACGCCCCCAAATCCTGGGCTAGTCTCTTCCACAACTCCAAGCCTTCGGCCGGAGGCCCTCAGGCATACGTCGAGGTGAAGGCCGCAGTCGTCACGGTGCCCGCGGCTCCCACCCCTGCCGCCGAGCAGTCAGAGAAACCTTGCGACATCCGGGAGGGGCCCGTTCCCGTCTCGGAAGACCCCATGGCACCAAAACTGGCAG AACTTATCGAGAATGTGAAGTTGATGCATAAGCCTGTGTCTCTGCAACCCAGAGGACTGATCAACAAGGGCAACTGGTGCTACATCAATGCC ACCCTGCAGGCGCTGATCGCATGCCCGCCCATGTATCACCTGATGAAGTCCATTCCCATCTTTACTGAAACGCAAAGACCCTGCACGTCCACGCCCATGATGGACAACTT TGTTCGGCTCGTGAATGAGTTCAGCAACATGCCTGTTTCCTCAAAAGCCAAACAGCAAG GAGAGAAGATAACAAAAGATATCAGACCGGGTGTTCCCTTTGAGCCAACGTACATCTACAAACTCCTCACGCTGACCAAATCCAGCCTCTCAGAGAAG GGTCGTCAGGAGGATGCTGAGGAGTATCTGGGCTTCACGCTGAACGGACTGCACGAGGAAATGCTCACACTCAAGAAGCTTATTTCTCCACCAGAAGAGA AAGCTTCCACACCGAACGGGCCGGGGTCACATGTAGTCACCGAGGAACCCGCAAACAGAGGGGAGGACGAGGGAGAGGAGGGAAGCGAGGATGAGTGGGAGCAGGTTGGACCCAGGAACAAAACCTCTATCACCCGGCAAGCAGATTTCATCCGCACCCCCATCACTGACATATTTGGAGGGCACATCAG atcgGTGGTGTACCAGCAGAGCTCGAAAGAGTCGGCTACGCTCCAGCCGTTCTTCACGCTGCAGCTGGACATCCAGTCGGAGAAGATCCGCACGGTGCAGGAGGCGCTAGAGACCATGGTGGCTCGTGAATCGGTCCAGGGCTACACCACTAAAACCAAGCAGGAG ATCGAGATCAGCAGACGGATGACTCTGGAGGAACTCCCTCCCGTGCTCGTGCTCCACCTCAAGAGGTTCGTCTTTGAGAAGACCGGCGGCTGCCAGAAGCTGGTCAAGAACATTGATTACCCCGTGGACCTGGAGATTAGCAAAG ATCTCCTGTCACCGGGTGTGCGGAGCAAAACTTTGAAAGGCCAAAGAACCTACAGGCTCTTTGCAG tCGTCTATCACCATGGGAACAGTGCCACGGGCGGCCATTACACTACGGACGTCTTCCACATCGGGCTGAACGGCTGGCTGCGCATCGACGACCAGGCGGTCAAGGTGATCAACCAGTACCACGTGGTGAAGCAGACTGCAGAGCGCACCGCCTACCTGCTTTACTACCGCCGTGTCGACCTGCTGTAG
- the usp10 gene encoding ubiquitin carboxyl-terminal hydrolase 10 isoform X1 has product MAAHGNQYIFGEFSPDEFNQFFVTPRCYVELPPFNEKASCVTHNSGGYCTVDVPYITESMRRQVCGEDYQHIEFGVDEVMSSEPVMVKDSSYKVSSTLNPQAPEFILGCQPAQKPPPMAAPVSGDSLEPDFNSVDCADSEPSALDGQQACSDADGVSGGLGLRERKKKKKRPPGYYNYLEGCESGGAPVDGVTSTGLVNGHGLSTPALGSEDTPTDLTPSTLSSTSSTGQSGPPTNQRTCDSPDESSVDLPSGAASLLDGNAAASSSSSSSSSSSSSQSGGHAEGARTAEQHSEPSALDSPELPGSDPCPTSSPSPPPSAADPATTDEDEERQANGTSEQSPATRLDMADTQAGAVLVPSPTDSGARAPSLSPPSPAMATVPNAPKSWASLFHNSKPSAGGPQAYVEVKAAVVTVPAAPTPAAEQSEKPCDIREGPVPVSEDPMAPKLAELIENVKLMHKPVSLQPRGLINKGNWCYINATLQALIACPPMYHLMKSIPIFTETQRPCTSTPMMDNFVRLVNEFSNMPVSSKAKQQGEKITKDIRPGVPFEPTYIYKLLTLTKSSLSEKGRQEDAEEYLGFTLNGLHEEMLTLKKLISPPEEKASTPNGPGSHVVTEEPANRGEDEGEEGSEDEWEQVGPRNKTSITRQADFIRTPITDIFGGHIRSVVYQQSSKESATLQPFFTLQLDIQSEKIRTVQEALETMVARESVQGYTTKTKQEIEISRRMTLEELPPVLVLHLKRFVFEKTGGCQKLVKNIDYPVDLEISKDLLSPGVRSKTLKGQRTYRLFAVVYHHGNSATGGHYTTDVFHIGLNGWLRIDDQAVKVINQYHVVKQTAERTAYLLYYRRVDLL; this is encoded by the exons TACATCTTTGGGGAGTTCAGCCCGGACGAGTTCAATCAGTTCTTCGTGACGCCTCGCTGTTATGTTGAG CTTCCTCCCTTCAACGAGAAAGCCTCCTGTGTCACTCATAACTCAG gAGGTTACTGCACTGTTGATGTGCCGTACATTACGGAATCAATGAGACGGCAGGTCTGCG GAGAGGACTACCAGCACATCGAGTTTGGAGTGGATGAGGTGATGAGTTCAGAGCCTGTGATGGTAAAAGACTCCTCGTACAAAGTGTCCAGCACTCTGAACCCTCAGGCTCCCGAGTTCATCCTCGGCTGCCAGCCGGCTCAGAAACCTCCCCCCATGGCCGCTCCGGTCTCCGGCGACTCGCTTGAGCCCGATTTCAACTCCGTGGACTGCGCGGACTCTGAGCCTTCGGCCCTGGATGGCCAGCAGGCCTGCTCTGACGCAGATGGCGTTTCCGGCGGCCTGGGCCTACGAGAacgcaaaaaaaagaaaaaacgacCTCCAGGATACTACAACTATCTGGAGGGCTGCGAAAGTGGAGGTGCACCAGTGGATGGCGTGACCAGCACGGGGCTGGTGAACGGACACGGTCTCAGCACTCCGGCCCTGGGGTCTGAGGACACTCCCACTGATTTGACTCCTTCCACACTTTCTTCCACATCATCCACAGGTCAGTCTGGCCCTCCCACCAACCAGAGGACTTGTGACAGCCCTGATGAATCTTCCGTGGACTTGCCAAGCGGGGCCGCCTCTTTGTTGGACGGTAATGCCGcggcttcctcctcctcctcctcctcttcttcttcttcctcctcccaGAGTGGTGGTCATGCTGAAGGGGCCAGGACTGCAGAGCAGCACTCAGAACCCTCTGCTCTAGATAGCCCCGAACTGCCGGGCAGCGACCCATGCCCGACCTCTTCGCCTTCTCCTCCCCCTTCTGCTGCTGACCCTGCTACTACTGATGAGGATGAAGAGCGCCAGGCTAACGGGACATCAGAGCAGTCGCCTGCCACCAGACTCGACATGGCCGATACTCAGGCAGGCGCTGTTTTGGTCCCATCCCCCACGGACTCAGGGGCTCGGGCACCTTCACTTTCTCCGCCCTCTCCTGCCATGGCGACTGTCCCAAACGCCCCCAAATCCTGGGCTAGTCTCTTCCACAACTCCAAGCCTTCGGCCGGAGGCCCTCAGGCATACGTCGAGGTGAAGGCCGCAGTCGTCACGGTGCCCGCGGCTCCCACCCCTGCCGCCGAGCAGTCAGAGAAACCTTGCGACATCCGGGAGGGGCCCGTTCCCGTCTCGGAAGACCCCATGGCACCAAAACTGGCAG AACTTATCGAGAATGTGAAGTTGATGCATAAGCCTGTGTCTCTGCAACCCAGAGGACTGATCAACAAGGGCAACTGGTGCTACATCAATGCC ACCCTGCAGGCGCTGATCGCATGCCCGCCCATGTATCACCTGATGAAGTCCATTCCCATCTTTACTGAAACGCAAAGACCCTGCACGTCCACGCCCATGATGGACAACTT TGTTCGGCTCGTGAATGAGTTCAGCAACATGCCTGTTTCCTCAAAAGCCAAACAGCAAG GAGAGAAGATAACAAAAGATATCAGACCGGGTGTTCCCTTTGAGCCAACGTACATCTACAAACTCCTCACGCTGACCAAATCCAGCCTCTCAGAGAAG GGTCGTCAGGAGGATGCTGAGGAGTATCTGGGCTTCACGCTGAACGGACTGCACGAGGAAATGCTCACACTCAAGAAGCTTATTTCTCCACCAGAAGAGA AAGCTTCCACACCGAACGGGCCGGGGTCACATGTAGTCACCGAGGAACCCGCAAACAGAGGGGAGGACGAGGGAGAGGAGGGAAGCGAGGATGAGTGGGAGCAGGTTGGACCCAGGAACAAAACCTCTATCACCCGGCAAGCAGATTTCATCCGCACCCCCATCACTGACATATTTGGAGGGCACATCAG atcgGTGGTGTACCAGCAGAGCTCGAAAGAGTCGGCTACGCTCCAGCCGTTCTTCACGCTGCAGCTGGACATCCAGTCGGAGAAGATCCGCACGGTGCAGGAGGCGCTAGAGACCATGGTGGCTCGTGAATCGGTCCAGGGCTACACCACTAAAACCAAGCAGGAG ATCGAGATCAGCAGACGGATGACTCTGGAGGAACTCCCTCCCGTGCTCGTGCTCCACCTCAAGAGGTTCGTCTTTGAGAAGACCGGCGGCTGCCAGAAGCTGGTCAAGAACATTGATTACCCCGTGGACCTGGAGATTAGCAAAG ATCTCCTGTCACCGGGTGTGCGGAGCAAAACTTTGAAAGGCCAAAGAACCTACAGGCTCTTTGCAG tCGTCTATCACCATGGGAACAGTGCCACGGGCGGCCATTACACTACGGACGTCTTCCACATCGGGCTGAACGGCTGGCTGCGCATCGACGACCAGGCGGTCAAGGTGATCAACCAGTACCACGTGGTGAAGCAGACTGCAGAGCGCACCGCCTACCTGCTTTACTACCGCCGTGTCGACCTGCTGTAG